From the Scomber japonicus isolate fScoJap1 chromosome 8, fScoJap1.pri, whole genome shotgun sequence genome, the window AACTCCTTAAGAAGATTTGGAAATATTTACTGTTGAAGTGGTGCCATGTGTAAGCTGTCTAAATCAAGGGAAATACTGAATTCATGTCATGAGATGTCTGTTAGGAAGCATGTTTTTAGCACAAAGTGTGACTCATACGTCTTAAACTGCACGCTCACTTCAACACCAACAATCAAGTGGCTAAAGACATCTGGCggtgtttaatgtgctgcatgtgtgaatgtgaaatgtgtgtgtgggtgtgtttctaGTTTGAGTTCAGCGTCTGCAGTAAGCAGGATGTCCTGTCCTCCCTGCTGCCATTGTGGAGTGGTCAGCTCACCAGACGCTACCCCCATAGACCACTTCCTATGTCAAgtgtccctctttttctctgtcgctcacacacacacacacatacttacacaaacacacatacacacacacgcacacacacaaagagccgcacacagacacacacacaaccccatGCCAGCCTGAACACAATGGGAACCTGTCCAACACCGCCCTGTCACCTGGCTAAAAATAGCTGTTTTGGTAGGTTGAGACATGAAGATTGTATTGTAACAATGGTGTGGCAGGACTTTGATCAGCTAAAATAGCACGGTGCTGTTATTCTGAGGAATCACACATCACAGTGTATTCGTCTGATGCAACATTGGGAGAACTCCTACAGCAGTCACCCCTTTTTGACCTTTTATTATGCAAACTTTCATCTTCATTTTTAGGTACAATGTTCCACTTCCCACTTTGTTTCAAGCCAGTCACTTGGTAGCCCTAAAATCAGATTATTATAGGTATTCTTTGATATACACAGGAAACGTAACTTCAGTATTGAGTCAGTGAGATCCTCAAAGCTGATAAACAGTAAGTGTCTACATTTACACTGCGAAAtgcatatttaatattaaataaagaatgtttcttttatgaaacaaacaaattgCACTTCTATTCTCAGTGTATCTTTAACTTTCTtgttaaactgcattttagCGCAAGAATAAACAAGACAGTTACTTTATGTTTGGATTTCTTTGGCTGTTGCAAGAAGTGCTCAGGTctgttacaaaataaaagtggtATTACTAAAATTTTATACGTTATTACAAATAAACAATGACTTTAGCAAAAGGTTGCGGTCTATTATCAGCAACATGTGACTGAAGTTTGCTAGAACTGTATCTTCCAGTGTTATTGATTGCAATACTTAAGTGTTACTTTTATGGATGCACCACTGTATAAAATGTAATCTATAGCAATGcatcatatttcatttgttGATGACTTGTTTTGAATGTGATACCTGAATCTAAAAAGTCGTAGGAAGTATGTAGTAATTTGGAAAATACTCACTATGAGTActacagtttttgttttgtttttactacAGTACTTGAGTTAAGTTACCTTTCACCACAGACTGCTGACTAAGCAGAAATGTCTCCGCAGATACTGCTTGTTATTACTTTGATAAACTAACGTGATGTTCCAGTTGAAGTTAATAAAAACAGCCATGTGCTTTAATAAGTGTGTGTCTGGTCTTTATAAACTGTGAGCTCTCCAGTTGATGACACAAtgacgccacacacacacacgcacacacactcacacgcacacacacacgcactcctctctctctctccctctctctctccctccttctcccttctccagAATCTGCTattcactctcctcctcctccctctcccctccttctcctcccctcctcccccctcctcctcctgcccaCTGCCTGACCGAGGTGCTATTGTCTCGTTTCCTGTGGCCCTGCAAGCAGATCTGGACGTACACGCACGCTCACACGCAGGCGCGGTGGATGTGATGCGTTCCCATTTCTAGCGGACGGAGAGAGTCGCCGGGATTAAATGAAGAACACAACACCAGGAGGAAAAGTTTTCTCTCGCCTCATGGAAAAACAGCTCCAATTTGTTTGAGATAGAAACTCCAAGTAAGATAAGTGAGTAGATTCagcgtcagcagcagcagcagcagcaacaacaacacttTGTGAAAAATTATGGAGTTTATCTTTTGACAGCTGCACCGCCGCACTGCTGCCAGACTGACAAACACCAGTGACCAGGAGGTGAGCTGTCAACATCCATTCAGTTGCCAGTAAGTTTGCACTGCTTTATATCAAgacattaacttttttttttttttttgtcttcagttcagaaacatattttgtgttgtttagCTGCTTCCCACAGCCTGTGAGACCATGAATATACTAACAGTTATAATAGCTGTATGCAGCTGTTATCTATCATGgttgaaaatgaagaaaaatgcaTCTCTAGGCTGTAGATGTTTGACTGGTGTTAAATATTGTGACTGGAAGAACAGATTAACACATTTCATGACATGTTAATGTAATTAACTACACACCAATTATAGAGAAACATCAACAAGTGAGTGCTTGTCGGCTTAGAGAGAATATTTCTACTTGTAGgaattgaacatttttttagCTGTATTATAGATTTACTGAGTATCACATGACTTTGAACTAAAACAGTACAAACATCTTTCACTTAGGCCAATTCAGGTCACTGACACATCACTACAAATTACAGTACAGCCTTAAAAATTGCTAATTGAATTTCTAGCACCACATTTTTCCTCCATGGTCTCAGCATGGTCTCAGTGAAAATTGAATATTTCTTCTAATCAAAGAGTTTTGTGGGCTGCATGTTTACTTATGAACTGTATCCTTCATCAGTTGTGGTCTACAtgtaagaaaataatgaaaaaaagctCCATCACATTCACTAcagatgaaaacacaaagatatgTAGTTCATTATTAAAGAAGATAACCAGTAAACATTCACATAAAGATCAATTGGAATCGATGAACTGGAATaaccttttttgtgtgtcaattaatcaactaatcgttTAAGAGCTaatgaaaactgaacattatgAACCTAATAAAGTCTTATTTGGAGGGCTGTGGTGTGTTAGTGGTATTAGTGGGATGTGATGTAATTTGGGTCACAGTTCAAACGAGGCCATCCTGATTAAAAATACACTCTGTATTGTGTACTAACACCATTAGCTGCCCTGGCTGTAAACTGTAAAGATGTCCTCTTAAACAAAACACTGTGTGTCTGGTTGTCCTCCACCTTCAACCCACCCTGTTTTCTTCCTCCTAGCTAGTGAAAGAAGGGAACAGCTGGATGTGAGCTGAGCCTGAACTCGATCCGTTCGTATCAGCGGGTCCCAGAGGCCTGTTTCTGTCACTGCCGCGGCTGACTATAAGCGGGGGGGAAACCCTTTAACTGTGCAGCTGTCCAtgacctgtacacacacaggaCTGAAATCCCTCGGCAGGACTTCTAGTAATCCACAACATGCTTAAATGTGTCTCCGCTCCAGGACTGAAGCTGAGGCGGTTCTTGTTACTTTCTAACACAAACTGTATAGCAGCCAAATTCAATGTTCTATAGGCTCGGCTGCCTGAAGAAACAACATCAGCTGAATATGAAGCCGACACTGTCAGGGGTCCTGGGACCGAGCCATAGTACACAGAAccctacagtgtgtgtgtgtctgtgtgaggacTGGCACATTTAGGTGTTTGCCTGCTTGTGTATGCACGTGTGGAGAGTTGTGCATATGTAAGTGTGTATTTGGTGCAGACGGGTACAGTGAGGGTATTGTAAGGACCGATGGAGGCTTTCTGGTAGGCGTGTGAAAACGCAGTAAAGATGTCACACTGCAGCTGGCACTGGACAGGCCTGATggactgctcacacacacacacacagcgtttcctttgtgtgtgtggtgaaaagACAGAGTGAATCTTATCCAGACACACTCAGGATTTTAACACGCGATTCTTAAGACCATCCACCTCACTGCTGCTTTTGCTCTGTTGCATAACACAAGATAAGACCAGTCTTGCTTGTTAAAGATGTACTCTGGTGATTTAAAATTACACTCACGTAAACTTGGGACATGTGGGAGAGagattttattaaataaagataaaagaatGGTCAAAATCAATGCAGCAGAGGCCGAGATGTCCTGACTTTTCAGTCCCTGATATGCTCCGGAAACACTGTATCCTACAATTCCCAGAATGCAGCTGTTGTTAGACTCTCCCTGACTGCCCATGGCTTTCAAACATCAAACTTCCAGTGTATAAAGCTGCCTCTCCATTACAAATTTGCAGCCTTTAAGTTCAAATCAatataattcacattttttcacattttcagaaatgtctgtcaggaagcacagaggaggttatacaactgttttcacatGTAGTTCTCCTTGTGACTGATACTCATATGCTAAATCGCTGAAGTTTCCCCTTTTAAACCATCAGAGGTGAAGTTAGAGAGGTAAAATTACCTCTTTCTTCAACTGCTGTTTTATCTGCTGAAGTACAGCTTCTGTTTTTGGCTGAGAGCCAATGAAGTGGTCAGCGATTTTGTCCAGTACTGTATCTTTTGTTTGGCACGTGTCTGTTTGATTTGGACTTTGAGCAGTATTTAATTTCTTGGTAAAGCTTCTGATAGTGTACTGCTCATCTGTTTTAGTATTTTTCACCATACACCACCAGAATAATATGAAAGATGCTATAACCAAATTTCCTTATGCACTGTCAAATGCTATCgataatgttttaaaagttaaaatatataatttatatctAAATGTAGTTCAGTGTTTGAGGGTTGAGGTATTTAATGTCCATACTTAACATTTGTAAGCAACTAGTTTACAGATTAGCAAGGTGTCGATCTGGTAATTTTAGAAATGAAGAATTGGACATTttacaaacaacagaaaatgcaAATTGTTAAAATCTGAGGTGTAACTGTTTGGTCGTCCCCGTTGCTGTCAAAGATGAAGTGTAGAATGTGACCCGTCatctgaaaacacaacacaacaccgCAATAGAGATTCGGACAGATTTGCATAATGTTAGTTCACTGACCATCGTATTTCTTCATGTAAATTACCAGAAAATCATCTTTATCTCAAACTGTCAAAGCATTTAATAACAGTGCTGTGTTACGGTGTAGCTCTGCACTGCTTTTACACCAAGCAAGAATGTTGTTTATTTCTTCCAGCTGGAGTTCAGCCTCTGATCCTTTCTGTACTTCTATGAGCTCTTTAACATTGATTCATGAATAAATGTAGCTGCAGTGTGTTTAACCTCTTAATCCATAGTACATGTTCCTGTCTCTGGCTGCTCTCACACTTCTGATGAGTCCTGCATGTCACACAGCCATGAGAGCTCAAACCCTCTGATGAGACTTTATTCATACTGACAGATAGCACATGAACTGCACATGGATACACTTGATGCATACTGCGATTAGGCAAATTAACGGAATGTTCTAGTTGTCTTTATTCATTAGAATTAAGGTATTGAAACAGAAACTGCGTTAAGTTTTAGTAGATATTGTCAAAATCAAGAGGACATTGTCAATTGGTTTTGGTTGTATATTGAATGCTGATAAATAGAATAGAGTGAAATTAATTATATCTCATTTACAAGCGAAACAAGATATCCTGTAATGTTGGCTCTTTTATGATAATCTTTTCTGTAAACTTGAGTTATAAAATCCAAGTTAAAATAACAATTCTGCTATCTATAAAATTCTATTCAAATATTAATCATACCAAGTGCTTTGTTTAAAAGTGTAATGGCTCAAGGCGTATACCATTATGCTTCATGTTATGGAGAGCTGGAGTTGGAGTTGTTTGCTCCTTggtgtttttaacttttattgtgAGGAAGTGACCATGggccttttccttttctctccacAGGAGGACAGACCAGCCCTGCATCCGTACATCCTGACTGACTCTGCCTCcatttgtgtgtctgaatgtcCACGATGGCTTGGAGGGGGCTTGACTGGTGGATCCCCTGCTGACACCTCCGATCCCCAGATATCCGCCCTGACTCCCCCCTTTCCTGAAGACTTTAATGTAACCTTGTGCTGTGGAGAACCTTTCACCTCTAAGCTCTCATCATGGCTAGCCTGGTGCTCAACGAGACCGGAATGGAGGACTGTGGCATCGACGACTCCTTCAAGTACAACTTGTACTCGGTGGTCTACAGTGTGGTCTTTGTCTTAGGCCTGATCACCAACTGTGCTGCGCTCTTCGTTTTCTGCTTTCGGATGAAGATGAGCAACGAGACCACAATGTTTATGACTAATTTAGCGTTATCTGATTTAGTATTTGTTTTTACGCTGCCATTCAAGGTCTTCTACAATGTTAACCGCCACTGGCCATTTGGAGATGGACTGTGTAAGGTATCAGGAACAGCCTTCATCACCAACATCTATGGCAGCATGCTCTTCCTCACCTGTATTAGCGTAGACCGCTTCCTGGCAATAGTCTACCCTTTCCGCTCCCGCTCTATTCGCACACGTAGGAACGCGGCGCTGGTGTGTGCCGCCGTGTGGCTGACCATTGTGGGGGGAGGGATATCAGTGACCTTTTTCTCCACCATCAACAGCACAAACAGAGCCACAACCTGCTTCGAGGGGTTCTCCAAGAGTACCTGGAGGACGTACCTTTCCAAAATCACCATCTTCATCGAGGTGAAGGGCctgatagtcacacaaactgACATGCACacaatttaaaccattttataaTGAGTATTAATCTAACCAGAAACATAACATTGAATTTGTGTTATGCATCTTGTTATCATTCCAGATTGTGGgattcctcctccccctcctggCCAACTTGGTATGTTCCTCGCTGGTTCTACGAACACTGCGTCGCCCAGTTACTGTTGGTCATGGCTGTGACAGCAAGAGACGTGTCCTAAGGATGATTCTGGTCCATCTTGGCATCTTCATCATCTGTTTTGTCCCTTATAACTCTATCCTCTTCCTGTATGCCCTGGTGCGGACCCAGGCCCTGGCTAACTGCACTGTGGAGCGCTTTGCCCGAACTCTTTACCCCATCACTCTCTGTCTGGCCTGTCTCAACTGCTGCCTGGACCCTGTGGTCTACTACTTCACCTCAGAGAGCTTCCAGAAAAGCTTGACCATGGGGGGCAAAGGGACAAGCTCCCGGCCTGAGAGTATCCCTCGCAGTGACACAGAGACCCAGGACGCAGCAAACACTCTTCccagagacacagacactctgGCCAGCAATGGAAAAGAGACTAAGATGTCTGAGAGTGAGTTCTGAACCAATAAGGAAGACAGAATGTAAAGAAGGGCAGGGTGGATTTGAAAGACAGGAGCCCTGAatttgcaaaataaataaatcagctgCTTGGTCCTGAAAGTGACAAACGCATAACTCAGCAGATTAGTTAAATCCTGAGGTAAATCCTGAGGTATGGCCCAGGCTTTACGGATTAATCCACcactggagagaagaggaatgTATCTGTTTATTATAAGCAAACACTACAGGGACCAGAGACCTAGCCACACCAGGACAATTGTGAAAGTCCAGGGACATGCAGAGCCTCTAAAAGagactcaaacacatgattaCTCAGGTGTAACACACACGAACACTTACACATGCACTGGATCGTGGACAAGATGGAGATTTCCTTCCACATTGTTGACATATGCTGTTAAGTACTTTTGTAACACACTGAGCCCTTAagttttattgttattgagTTCAAGCTTTCACAATGCAGTATATCATTTTAGGACATTAATGTTATGACACTCTTTAGTGGTGAAACCCTTTGTTATTATAACACAGCAGCGCGCTGACCTGCTGAGTTAAACGTGTCTCATGTTGAAGTTTGAGGCCATTAAATGACTGTTTTGAATTGCTTTCTTGGCTGCATTTATTATTTCTGTCCCCCGCCTTGTGCCTGTCAGTTCGGTCAAACCTACCATGAACTGGCCTTTATCAGCATGACTGTTCATTTGAACTCATAGAGGAGTTTTTCTACTCAGGCTCTTTTCACCAAGCAGCCAATGTGATCTTGTTGTGGGCGCAGAAGGCAGCTCTGATCCAGTCGAGGAGTTTGGCCTGTGTGCTGTGTCACAGGCCAAATGCTTATTATGACTGGAGCAATGGTCCATTGTTTGCTCCTGAATGAGGTCTCTCTGTCTTAATCTGGCCTTAGACTGCAGATCTGCTCAAAGTCTCTTACACATTGCAATGTGCACTCACACTCCAAAGTACGTGTGAGCACTGTTGATTACATACTCACCCAAAATCATTGTGTTACACTACATGAAGAACAAAACAGTGAAGATATTATTAGCAGATCTGGGATGCCTTCAATGAGATCAGGTTGCACTGAGAATAAGGGTCTGGTCACACATTTACAACAGTGAAATTAATTGATATTGCAACAAAATCCTTTAATTTCATGGTGAATCTTTTGCATCATGTTCAGTTCTGGTGGCACTGACATACAAACTTGTGTTCATATTGTTGACCAACTGCAAACCATCCTGCCATCGCTAACCTTTTGTGGGAGCTTAAGAGTCAAAAATGGAGGTATCAGTGATGGATTATCAGCTGTGTTTCACAATCCACATTTATTCAACCGTTCCTCTGTCGAAATATTAACTGCGAAAGAGGAATGGTTTGAATACAGTTATGAAACAAGAGTCACAAATACATTTTGCGAATAACTTTGCCGTTAGCAATTGAGCAAGCTAGCCAATTTGGAGACCCCCACCTTCTCTTCAATAACTCTTATTGAATAAAACGATGTACAGTACTGAAGACAAAATGCCAGTGATAATGAAACAGCACAATGGAGAGAAAGTAGGAAGAATTTCGGAAGACTGTTGTGACTGCCTTGTGCTAGCATGTTTCCAGCAGGGTCAGCTGTGTGTACTCTACAGGCTCCTGCTGGAGAAGGGGACTGATTTCTGTTTGGGACATTATACAAGATGTTAGTTCAAGTTGTTTATCCATTCATTCATAGAGCCATATAATACAGACTCATGGCCTTACTTGGGAATGTAATAAGTCTCTCTATACCTGCTACAGTGACatgcacagagaggaggaggagagagataacCCCCCTAGTAATCCAAGAAGGCCCCTCTAGTAACGTGAGTGATGTGACCATGTGCATCAAGCAGCAAAGTCACAGACAACAGTGGATGTCTTTGGGTCAAGGGTGGCAGAGAGGAGGACACTAGAGTGGATAGAAGTAGAGCAGGAAATAAGAGGAGTGGGAGTGAAAAATATGTGCAACAACTGGACTCTACTCCTTGACTGGTTCTTGTCAAGAATTTTGCTAAAAAAATTCAACAGAGGACTACAGTGTTCACTCCAAATGTCTCCTTTAAAGGAACAATCTGTAATCTGAAAAAAACTGCACTCGGTTAGTAAACTGTGAATATTGGTCTGATTCTGACCTCTAGTGGCCATAAGTCTGAACAAACGATAGCCACCTCTTCACTGACCCTGAATTACCTTGTgttactttattgttttttatgtttgttgaCCACCTgcctgtttctgttgttttttgaaCGATAGTTGATGTGAAACTCAACTGTACCAGCTCAGGAAGCTTATACGCCTCTCAGAGGGGCGTTcactgtctctgtatgtgtgttaatgtatCAGATCGTGTGAAACTAACTAGATGAAACTGCTACCACCATGCTGAACTGTGGTTTTGCGTCCCAGATGCACGTGAACATTTTTTGATAGACCCACCCAACTGAAACTGCATCCACGTGCCAATAAGGGAAATCGCCACATCTCAGTATCAGTAGCCATACAAGCAGAGGAACTCCCACCTTTTAAAGCACAAATCTACCTAACATCTAAATATGTTTTGATATATCGCagctttaaaaaaggaagttaagAATCTGATAGGGGAAGCGGATGAACACTACAACAGCGGATGACATCAACACCAAAAGTTGCAGCatgtaaagtgaaaaatgttttgGCCAGGCTTAGTATTAGTCACTGCAGGGAGATTAATTATCGTAGTATATAGTGTAGATGTGTACAAGCAAACTGTGTGAGTAGCAGTTAGTGTCCTCATTTATGTCCAATGACCAGATCACCTGCTTGTAGAAATCAGAGATTCAGAGACAAGAGGAACTGATATGTGCCTGTCtgcccttctgtctgtctgtctaacttgacatttatatttttacccacaaatgtttccaatttttttcACAACTctacacaccccccccccctcctctgtaCAGTCAGTAGCAAAGCCTTCTCTCTGTTGCAAGGGACTCATTGACGTAGCAAATGgcagaaaa encodes:
- the lpar4 gene encoding lysophosphatidic acid receptor 4, whose translation is MASLVLNETGMEDCGIDDSFKYNLYSVVYSVVFVLGLITNCAALFVFCFRMKMSNETTMFMTNLALSDLVFVFTLPFKVFYNVNRHWPFGDGLCKVSGTAFITNIYGSMLFLTCISVDRFLAIVYPFRSRSIRTRRNAALVCAAVWLTIVGGGISVTFFSTINSTNRATTCFEGFSKSTWRTYLSKITIFIEIVGFLLPLLANLVCSSLVLRTLRRPVTVGHGCDSKRRVLRMILVHLGIFIICFVPYNSILFLYALVRTQALANCTVERFARTLYPITLCLACLNCCLDPVVYYFTSESFQKSLTMGGKGTSSRPESIPRSDTETQDAANTLPRDTDTLASNGKETKMSESEF